A genomic window from Deltaproteobacteria bacterium includes:
- a CDS encoding DUF3459 domain-containing protein, translating into MDSNGDGVGDLDGIRARLDHLAWLGVDAIWLSPIFPSPMADFGYDVSDYCAIDPVFGTLSDFDRLLEAAHSRGIRVILDWVPNHTSDRHAWFIESRSSRTSAKRDWYVWRDPASDGGPPNQWVSIFGGPAWKLDPGTGQYYLHSFLVEQPDLDWRNPEVVAAMHGTLRFWLDRGVDGFRIDVIHRIAKDPLLRDNPPSSTPGPGYGGQQHDHDENHADVHAFLRGIRAVLDGYEERMAVGEVYIMDPSQVAGYYGRGDELHLAFNFSFLRSPWSAADFAREISAFDALVPVEGWPDAVLSNHDVPRHATRYDDPVLGDERARVAAMLLLTLRGTPFLYYGEEIGMRNVEVPREQMRDPLALTLHPSLSRDPERTPMHWSAERGAGFTRGEPWLPIGADVAKRNAAALREDRDSLLWLYRDLIELRRATPALERGSFRPLPAPDGVLAWERSCGDSRAIVALNFGAEPRAAGLATARVSGGLRTHRGEPLPSDAAKLELAPSQGAVLIVES; encoded by the coding sequence ATGGACTCGAACGGCGACGGGGTGGGAGATCTGGACGGCATCCGCGCGCGCCTGGACCACCTGGCCTGGCTCGGCGTCGACGCGATCTGGCTCTCGCCGATCTTCCCCTCTCCGATGGCGGACTTCGGCTACGACGTCTCGGACTACTGCGCGATCGATCCGGTCTTCGGTACGCTCTCCGACTTCGATCGGCTGCTCGAGGCGGCTCACTCGCGCGGCATCCGCGTGATTCTCGATTGGGTTCCGAATCACACCTCGGATCGGCACGCCTGGTTCATCGAGTCACGCTCGAGCCGGACGAGCGCCAAGCGCGACTGGTACGTCTGGCGCGATCCGGCCAGTGACGGAGGGCCGCCGAATCAGTGGGTGAGCATCTTCGGCGGGCCGGCCTGGAAGCTCGATCCGGGGACGGGTCAGTACTACCTGCACTCCTTCCTGGTCGAGCAGCCGGATCTCGACTGGCGCAATCCCGAGGTCGTCGCGGCGATGCACGGGACGCTGCGCTTCTGGCTCGACCGCGGCGTGGACGGATTCCGGATCGACGTGATCCACCGCATCGCGAAGGATCCGCTGCTTCGCGACAACCCGCCGAGTTCGACCCCCGGACCGGGCTACGGCGGACAGCAACACGACCACGACGAGAACCACGCCGACGTGCACGCGTTCCTGCGCGGGATTCGCGCCGTGCTCGACGGGTACGAGGAGCGCATGGCCGTCGGCGAGGTCTACATCATGGATCCGTCGCAGGTCGCGGGCTACTACGGGCGAGGCGACGAGCTCCATCTCGCGTTCAACTTCTCGTTCCTGCGCTCGCCCTGGAGCGCGGCGGACTTCGCGCGCGAGATCTCGGCCTTCGACGCGCTCGTTCCGGTCGAGGGCTGGCCCGACGCGGTGCTCTCCAACCACGACGTGCCCCGTCACGCCACGCGCTACGACGACCCCGTGCTCGGCGACGAGCGGGCGCGCGTCGCGGCCATGCTCTTGCTCACGCTGCGCGGAACGCCCTTCCTCTACTACGGAGAGGAGATCGGCATGCGCAACGTCGAGGTTCCGCGCGAGCAGATGCGCGATCCGCTCGCGCTCACGCTCCACCCGAGTCTGTCGCGGGACCCGGAGCGGACGCCGATGCACTGGAGCGCCGAGCGCGGCGCTGGCTTCACCCGCGGGGAGCCCTGGCTTCCGATCGGCGCCGACGTCGCGAAGCGAAACGCGGCGGCGCTGCGCGAAGACCGGGACTCACTGCTCTGGCTGTACCGCGATCTCATCGAGCTGCGGCGCGCGACGCCGGCGCTCGAGCGGGGAAGCTTCCGACCGCTCCCGGCGCCCGACGGCGTGCTCGCCTGGGAGCGAAGCTGCGGGGACTCGCGCGCGATCGTCGCGCTGAACTTCGGCGCGGAGCCGCGCGCGGCCGGGCTCGCGACCGCGCGCGTATCGGGCGGTCTGCGCACGCACCGGGGCGAGCCACT